From Plasmodium falciparum 3D7 genome assembly, chromosome: 9, one genomic window encodes:
- a CDS encoding dynein intermediate chain, putative: MKSNLDKKKKKKVQGITGDVKVTSTEDAENDKRKASIKNNKNETFSRFLFPKNPRAFTNLVEYSFSNEQFVTIENIDHTVFHLDIKSCLVRKDSDEGKKQMELIKKKIEKANAFTLLKDNDYIYHKPKNCFDYIDRYSQTVPRSFKDECTKTEPQEINEICDTVSQSIIYDAYLHEFQKISNGADGNDKEKYNNDKKDNDDKSKKNNSLSMGLLSDHASSSYSGECSDDDKIGGILFSSESSCSNKTYMFSDNDEFENYKENYEDGSDDYMDYDDNNYEDYDDEDNNDNDDYNDGNIYDNDKNVEIHKSSIKNEKDNYDSNMIEEYNKEEEYKDCSYVDEKLKKNKNHLDKLNKNNETRKTKQMRKGDKKKRIKKESISGKHELYFINYKDINEQQHKQLNFIYHDNNIKKNDKKILYKKNFLKTLKLMDRIYNKNNEEEIYLCYKNKNNKNILTKLWIFSLNIYQLVVTDIKFHPLYEDLFAISFKNNDFKINMGILCCFTFKNTKNPEHFLKTNFHIHSIEWSTINTSIIIVGLSNGNICIYDLKKNKKESLIFESNFKELYNRDIISQIIFHPQIKIFYSVSYDGYIYQWKYNHKFTVGEKLLTLEKDIDDYNNTLNIIHTQSITCIDFNPFKINLFLIGTNKGKIYLYSSTYSDHYLNIYNEHTMSINSLSYNKFKRDIFISSSYDWTIRIWTQSRKTSLIIFDIKECVYDVKWSPSLSTCFFVISSNGTGKLHIYDLSIDINKEIICEIITKKRKLRKLCVNKFNEVILIGEENGYIYSYKISYSFNPCYMDYLKGKRNQYFQIEIMDSFLSKVK; encoded by the exons atgaaatccAATTtagataaaaagaaaaaaaaaaaagttcaaGGCATTACAGGGGATGTAAAAGTTACATCAACGGAAGATGCAGAAAACGACAAAAGGAAAGCatccataaaaaataat AAAAACGAGACGTTCAGTCGATTTTTATTTCCTAAGAATCCAAGGGCATTTACCAACCTTGTAGAATATTCTTTCTCAAATGAACAATTTGTGACAATAGAAAATATTGACCACACCGTTTTTCATCTAGATATAAAATc CTGTTTGGTAAGGAAAGACAGTGACGAAGGAAAGAAACAAAtggaattaataaaaaaaaaaattgaaaaagcAAATGCTTTTACTCTTCTAAAAGATAACG attatatttatcataagcCTAAAAATTGTTTTGATTATATTGATAGATATTCCCAAACAGTGCCAAGATCATTtaa agaTGAATGTACTAAAACTGAACCACAAGAAATAAACGAAATATGTGACACAG tTTCACAGTCAATAATATACGATGCATATCTGCATGAATTTCAAAAAATTTCAAATGGAGCAGACGGAAat gacaaggaaaaatataacaatgaTAAGAAAGacaatgatgataaaagCAAAAAGAATAATTCTTTAAGCATGGGCTTACTTTCTGATCATGCATCAAGCTCATATTCAGGAGAGTGCTCAGATGATGACAAGATAGGgggtattttattttcttctgaATCCTCATGTAGTAACAAAACATATATGTTTAGTGATAATGATGAGTTTGAGAATTATAAGGAGAACTATGAAGATGGTAGTGATGATTATATggattatgatgataataattatgaagattatgatgatgaggataataatgataatgatgattataatgatggtaatatatatgataacgataaaaatgtagaaatacataaaagtagtataaaaaatgaaaaggataATTATGATAGTAATATGattgaagaatataataaagaagagGAATATAAAGATTGTTCATACGttgatgaaaaattaaagaaaaataaaaaccatttagataaattaaataaaaataatgagactagaaaaacaaaacaaatgaGAAAAggggataaaaaaaaaagaataaaaaaagaatctaTAAGTGGAAAAcatgaattatattttataaattataaagataTTAATGAACAACAACATAAacaattaaattttatatatcatgataataatataaaaaagaatgataaaaaaatattatataaaaagaattttttaaaaacattaaaattaatggatagaatatataataaaaataatgaagaagaaatatatttatgttataaaaataaaaataataaaaatattttaacaaaattatggattttttcattaaatatatatcaattagTTGTAACAGATATAAAATTCCATCCATTGTATGAGGATTTATTTGctatatcttttaaaaataatgattttaaaataaatatgggaatattatgttgttttacatttaaaaatacaaaaaatccTGAACATTTTCTTAAAACAAATTTTCATATACATTCTATTGAATGGTCTACTATAAATACATCTATAATAATTGTTGGTTTGTCGAAtggaaatatatgtatatatgatttaaaaaaaaataaaaaagaatctttaatttttgaaagtaattttaaagaattatataatagagATATTATTTCACAAATCATATTTCACcctcaaataaaaatattttattctgTCTCATAtgatggatatatatatcagtggaaatataatcataaattTACAGTGggagaaaaattattaactctagaaaaagatattgatgattataataatacattaaatataatacatacacaATCTATTACATGTATAGATTTTAATCCTTTTAAAATCAATTTATTCCTTATAGGAACtaataaaggaaaaatatatctatactCAAGTACATATTCAGATCAttacttaaatatatataatgagcATACTATGTCGATAAATTCTTTATCTTATAACAAATTTAAAAGGgacatttttatatcttcttcTTATGACTGGACAATAAGAATATGGACCCAAAGCAGGAAAACATCcttaataatatttgataTCAAGGAg TGCGTATATGATGTTAAGTGGTCTCCTTCTTTATCCACCTGCTTTTTTGTTATAAGCTCCAATGGAACCGGCAAATTACACATATATGATTTAAGCATAgacataaataaagaaataatttgtgaaattataacaaaaaaaaggaaattaagAAAACTTTGTGTAAATAAATTCAATGAAGTTATATTAATAGGAGAAGAAAATGGATa